A window of Diadema setosum chromosome 2, eeDiaSeto1, whole genome shotgun sequence contains these coding sequences:
- the LOC140240980 gene encoding V-type proton ATPase subunit S1-like, translating to MGKASVFMLLIAISFFSVSNATSVPVIAWSSTRDLFSTRQISAGEEISQASLRQDFLDKGLREDVKVIVLILLDKLSLGDLTRYGNAYDSSNQGGVIPNIKSSMESATSSLVLPQTDTSSLVDDLISKVKGQNGEVTELTDPEELSSVAISPSRTNLVIVRVAPSNSMEEQLQTADGLVKSAMHRLRANSDDVPYTIIFSADDMSKQSSHASGRRLLEATETADNQNFTFINFTQDGCMAYLFADSISVELMVNGAVNRSLVLPNDRWNFEGVCENNFTYQLTFSVSDLRNENGSEWITSVSISMNFNKTTNNYWFVDSTTIVYQLKDLVGTNNESISLPDDLMTPIGWSYHCGNTTFAQDNQTDVNYFLNVMLNNFQLQPIGITNNKFSSANDCIGYFTPGIWMGILTTLMVVLIVGFAVTMMASVKVMDKFDDPKGKPLVINVAE from the exons tgacCTGTTCTCAACAAGGCAAATCTCAGCTGGAGAGGAGATCTCCCAAGCCTCCCTCCGCCAAGACTTCCTAGACAAGGGCCTTCGGGAAGATGTCAAGGTCATCGTCCTGATTCTGCTGGACAAG CTTTCTCTTGGGGACCTGACACGCTATGGCAACGCCTACGATTCATCAAATCAGGGTGGTGTCATTCCAAATATCAAG TCGTCTATGGAAAGTGCAACATCTAGCTTAGTGCTACCCCAGACTGATACATCCAGCCTGGTGGATGACCTCATCTCCAAGGTCAAGGGTCAGAATGGAGAGGTCACAGAGCTCACTGACCCAGAGGAGCTCAGTTCTGTTGCCATCAGCCCCAGCAGAACCAACCTTGTCATCGTTAGAGTTGCGCCAAG CAATTCCATGGAAGAGCAGCTGCAGACAGCAGATGGACTGGTCAAGTCAGCGATGCATCGTTTGAGAGCCAACTCAGATGATGTCCCCTACACCATCATCTTCTCGGCTGATGACATGTCCAAG CAATCTTCTCACGCCAGTGGGCGTCGTCTGTTGGAGGCCACAGAGACAGCTGACAACCAGAACTTCACCTTCATCAACTTCACTCAGGACGGATGCATGGCCTACCTGTTTGCTGACAGTATTAGTGTGGAGCTGATGGTGAATGGCGCGGTCAACAGAAGCCTTGTGCTCCCCAACGATAGATGGAACTTTGAGGGTGTCTGTGAAAACAACTTCACATACCA GCTGACTTTCAGTGTTTCTGACCTCCGGAATGAGAATGGGTCTGAGTGGATCACCAGTGTCTCCATTTC GATGAATTTCAACAAGACTACCAACAACTACTGGTTTGTGGATTCGACGACCATCGTGTACCAACTGAAGGATTTGGTAGGAACCAACAACGAGAGCATCTCCTTACCGGATGACCTCATGACCCCTATTGGCTGGTCCTACCACTGTGGGAACACGACATTTGCCCAGGATAACCAGACTGACGTTAATTACTTCCTCAATGTCATGCTAAATAACTTTCAG CTGCAACCGATTGGTATAACAAATAATAAGTTCTCGTCGGCCAACGACTGCATAGGGTACTTCACCCCCGGCATCTGGATGGGTATCCTCACCACTCTCATGGTCGTCCTCATCGTCGGCTTCGCCGTCACGATGATGGCCAGCGTCAAAGTCATGGACAAGTTTGACGACCCCAAGGGAAAGCCCCTGGTCATCAATGTAGcagaatga